CGGGCCACGCGGTCGAGGAGCGACCATGACTCGTCCGGGAACGCGCGACGAGCGGGGGAGCGCCCTGGTCGAGCTGTCCTGGCTGGGGATCCTGCTGATCCTGCCGATGCTGTGGATAGTGATGTCGGTCTTCGCGGTGCAGCGCGGCGCCTTCGGGGTCTCAGGCGCGGCCCGGGCCGCTGCCCGCGCCTACGCCCTGGCCCCCGACGACGCGACCGGGCTGGCGCGTGCCCGCGAGGCGGCTCGGGTCGCGCTCGACGACCAGGGTCTGCACGACGTGACGCCCGCGGTAGCCGTCACGTGCACGCCGTACCCCGGCGACTGCCATCAGGGCACCTCCGTGATCACGGTCTCGGTGCACTCGCAGGTGGTGCTCCCGCTGATGCCGACCGCGCTGGGCGGCGGCCGGCCGAGCTTCGCCCTCGAGGCCACCCAGACGGTGCCGATCGGGCAGTTCCAGGAGGTCTCCGGTGGCTAGGCCGTCGGTGTGGCGACGTCGACCCCACGACGAGCGCGGCACCGCCACCCTGCTGATCGTCGGCTTTGCGCTGGTGCTGGCGATGATGGCCGGCGTGGTGACCGACGCGTCAGCGGCCTACCTCCAGCGCCAGGGCCTCGACAACCTCGCCGACGGCGCCGCCCTCACCGCCGCCGACGCCGCGGCCTCTGGCGCCGAGACGTACGGCGCCGGGCTGGGCGCCGACCTCCACCTCGACGTCGCCACCGCCCGCGCCGCGGCCGTCGAGTACCTGCACCGGGTCGGTGCCTACGAGGAGTACCCCGGCCTCACCGCCGACGT
This genomic window from Nocardioides cynanchi contains:
- a CDS encoding pilus assembly protein TadG-related protein, whose translation is MARPSVWRRRPHDERGTATLLIVGFALVLAMMAGVVTDASAAYLQRQGLDNLADGAALTAADAAASGAETYGAGLGADLHLDVATARAAAVEYLHRVGAYEEYPGLTADVSVDPTTDRVVVAVHAPVALPLHVPGSPTRAAVGAISSASVGVND